A single Lacerta agilis isolate rLacAgi1 chromosome 10, rLacAgi1.pri, whole genome shotgun sequence DNA region contains:
- the LOC117054423 gene encoding lysozyme C, milk isozyme-like encodes MKVLALTLFCFLLAGNEAKVFGRCELAARLKRAGMDGYRGVSLANWICTAYHQSSFNTRLVGPQTSSGNREYGIFQISSRWWCDNGHGSTANGCGISCSAFLNDDITDDINCAKRIVRDPNGMNAWYAWKKFCKGKNLSKWTKGCRL; translated from the exons ATGAAGGTTCTGGCCCTCACCCtcttctgcttcctccttgcAGGGAATGAAGCCAAAGTGTTTGGGAGATGTGAACTGGCTGCGCGATTGAAACGGGCTGGGATGGATGGATATCGAGGCGTCAGCCTGGCCAACT GGATCTGTACTGCTTATCATCAAAGCTCATTTAACACCAGACTTGTGGGGCCACAAACCTCCAGCGGCAACCGTGAGTATGGAATCTTTCAGATAAGCAGCCGCTGGTGGTGTGACAATGGACATGGCTCAACAGCCAACGGGTGTGGAATCTCCTGCTCTG CGTTCTTAAATGATGACATCACAGATGATATTAACTGTGCCAAGAGGATTGTCCGTGATCCCAATGGGATGAATGCATG GTATGCTTGGAAGaaattttgcaaaggaaaaaatctCTCAAAGTGGACAAAAGGTTGCAGACTCTGA